Proteins from one Oncorhynchus masou masou isolate Uvic2021 chromosome 12, UVic_Omas_1.1, whole genome shotgun sequence genomic window:
- the LOC135550895 gene encoding zinc finger protein 436-like isoform X1: protein MLVKYVHLASMQNPDNVLYQVYSCGPDSHGPAQGVLTKESLTLVDCCKIQRGCIEALHALNMGTVRSEDCPQTESTNMTVKQVETIEPVHDGVIVIFPPVDVEVGDTATFGEHLSNIYMGDYASASIDYIQDISEEVSEATKLISDCGKYSVQSNDLEPQQEEQTGEGPYSDGKTSSQSVARGNCGRGRCCPNEPPGTGRGRGRPNGPPGPHPCINCPMTFTQLAHLRAHERTHTGERPYDCSECGKRFTQIAHLKVHQRIHTGEKPYSCSTCGKRFAQLASLQVHQRRHTGEKPFQCNQCDSSFSQLANLLAHNAKHIGGVPYPCSDCGKVFSTAGSLKVHQRVHTGDKPFQCGVCCKCFTQLGNLKAHIKRHERKGETLAQSD from the exons ATGTTGGTGAAATACGTTCACCTAGCTAGTATGCAAAACCCCGACAATGTATTAT ACCAGGTCTACTCATGTGGTCCTGACAGCCACGGTCCAGCCCAGGGCGTACTGACGAAAGAATCTTTGACACTAGTGGACTGTTGCAAAATCCAAAGGGGGTGCATTGAGGCTCTGCATGCCCTTAACATGGGGACTGTGAGGTCGGAAGACTGCCCCCAAACAGAATCAACAAACATGACTGTCAAACAAGTGGAGACTATTGAACCAGTGCATGATGGGGTTATCGTCATATTTCCAC CTGTTGATGTGGAGGTTGGAGACACGGCCACTTTTG GAGAACACCTATCCAATATTTACATGGGGGATTATGCCTCAGCGTCAATTGACTACATACAAGATATTTCTGAAGAAGTTTCTGAAGCAACAAAGTTAATATCTGATTGTGGAAAGTATTCTGTTCAGTCAAATGACTTGGAACCACAACaggaagaacagactggagaggGCCCTTACTCAGACGGAAAGACTTCTTCTCAGTCTGTGGCACGGGGAAATTGTGGACGAGGAAGATGTTGTCCAAATGAGCCTCCTGGCACTGGACGAGGAAGAGGTCGTCCAAATGGGCCTCCCGGCCCTCATCCGTGCATAAACTGTCCAATGACTTTCACTCAGTTGGCACACTTGAGGGCCCACGAGAGAACACACACTGGGGAGAGGCCTTATGACTGCTCTGAGTGTGGGAAGCGGTTCACTCAGATAGCTCACCTAAAAGTACACCAGAGAATCCATACCGGTGAGAAGCCATACAGCTGCTCCACATGTGGTAAAAGGTTTGCTCAATTGGCATCCTTGCAAGTTCACCAAAGACGGCACACCGGAGAGAAACCTTTCCAGTGCAATCAATGTGACTCCAGTTTCTCTCAGTTAGCAAACTTACTAGCTCATAATGCAAAACATATTGGCGGAGTGCCTTACCcgtgctctgactgtggaaaggtTTTCTCTACTGCAGGGAGTCTGAAGGTGCACCAGAGAGTACACACTGGTGACAAACCTTTCCAGTGCGGTGTCTGTTGtaaatgttttactcaattaGGAAACTTGAAAGCTCACATAAAAAGACATGAAAGAAAGGGTGAGACTTTGGCTCAGTCTGACTGA
- the upk2 gene encoding uroplakin-2 produces the protein MSRSIPVLPFHTMLRSHESHQFSTAMRTMFIFFGMLFTLSNAEFQVSLLKESDGVVTGRFADSLLLSLPPCALATQSVTLEYNNTDTNESKTLVNIFKVLPCRFRRDIISTIENNGQFTTSRNPGYQVTNLTTGSTYRLQYVVGAEKSNILEVSTRQVKDPNQIDSGLPARSGAMVVITVILSVSMFILLVALNVTVAHSLGGD, from the exons ATGTCCAGGTCAATTCCAGTGCTCCCATTCCATACAATGTTGCGTTCACACGAGTCTCACCAGTTCAGCACGGCAATGAGGACAATGTTCATCTTCTTTGGAATGCTTTTCACCCTTTCAAATGCAG AATTCCAAGTGAGCCTTCTGAAAGAGTCAGATGGAGTTGTAACAGGCAGGTTTGCTGACTCTTTACTTTTGAGCCTGCCTCCATGTGCTTTGGCAACACAGAGTGTGACTTTGGAGTACAACAACACTGACACCAACGAGAGCA AAACTTTGGTCAATATATTCAAAGTGCTCCCCTGTCGGTTCAGAAGGGACATCATCTCAACCATTGAAAATAATGGCCAGTTCACTACCAGCAGAAACCCGGGTTATCAAGTGACAAATCTCACCACTGGCTCAACATACAG GCTTCAGTATGTGGTAGGGGCAGAGAAGAGCAACATTCTGGAGGTCTCTACAAGACAAG TCAAAGACCCCAACCAAATAGACTCTGGCCTGCCAGCACGCAGTGGAGCCATGGTGGTCATCACTGTCATACTGTCTGTTTCCATGTTCATTTTGCTGGTAGCCCTCAATGTCACTGTTGCCCATTCCCTTGGTGGGGATTAA
- the LOC135550895 gene encoding zinc finger protein 239-like isoform X2, with the protein MGTVRSEDCPQTESTNMTVKQVETIEPVHDGVIVIFPPVDVEVGDTATFGEHLSNIYMGDYASASIDYIQDISEEVSEATKLISDCGKYSVQSNDLEPQQEEQTGEGPYSDGKTSSQSVARGNCGRGRCCPNEPPGTGRGRGRPNGPPGPHPCINCPMTFTQLAHLRAHERTHTGERPYDCSECGKRFTQIAHLKVHQRIHTGEKPYSCSTCGKRFAQLASLQVHQRRHTGEKPFQCNQCDSSFSQLANLLAHNAKHIGGVPYPCSDCGKVFSTAGSLKVHQRVHTGDKPFQCGVCCKCFTQLGNLKAHIKRHERKGETLAQSD; encoded by the exons ATGGGGACTGTGAGGTCGGAAGACTGCCCCCAAACAGAATCAACAAACATGACTGTCAAACAAGTGGAGACTATTGAACCAGTGCATGATGGGGTTATCGTCATATTTCCAC CTGTTGATGTGGAGGTTGGAGACACGGCCACTTTTG GAGAACACCTATCCAATATTTACATGGGGGATTATGCCTCAGCGTCAATTGACTACATACAAGATATTTCTGAAGAAGTTTCTGAAGCAACAAAGTTAATATCTGATTGTGGAAAGTATTCTGTTCAGTCAAATGACTTGGAACCACAACaggaagaacagactggagaggGCCCTTACTCAGACGGAAAGACTTCTTCTCAGTCTGTGGCACGGGGAAATTGTGGACGAGGAAGATGTTGTCCAAATGAGCCTCCTGGCACTGGACGAGGAAGAGGTCGTCCAAATGGGCCTCCCGGCCCTCATCCGTGCATAAACTGTCCAATGACTTTCACTCAGTTGGCACACTTGAGGGCCCACGAGAGAACACACACTGGGGAGAGGCCTTATGACTGCTCTGAGTGTGGGAAGCGGTTCACTCAGATAGCTCACCTAAAAGTACACCAGAGAATCCATACCGGTGAGAAGCCATACAGCTGCTCCACATGTGGTAAAAGGTTTGCTCAATTGGCATCCTTGCAAGTTCACCAAAGACGGCACACCGGAGAGAAACCTTTCCAGTGCAATCAATGTGACTCCAGTTTCTCTCAGTTAGCAAACTTACTAGCTCATAATGCAAAACATATTGGCGGAGTGCCTTACCcgtgctctgactgtggaaaggtTTTCTCTACTGCAGGGAGTCTGAAGGTGCACCAGAGAGTACACACTGGTGACAAACCTTTCCAGTGCGGTGTCTGTTGtaaatgttttactcaattaGGAAACTTGAAAGCTCACATAAAAAGACATGAAAGAAAGGGTGAGACTTTGGCTCAGTCTGACTGA